From one Oscillatoria sp. FACHB-1407 genomic stretch:
- a CDS encoding UDP-glucose dehydrogenase family protein — MRVCVIGTGYVGLVTGVCLAHIGHHVICVDNNEEKVKLMQSGQSPIFEPGLSELMQSSIQAGRIEFTTDLAAGVGHGEILFIAVGTPPLPTGESDTRYVEAVARGIGQHLNGGYKVIVNKSTVPIGSGDWVRMIALDGVAERQKALVPAGSSEAVEIEADFDVVSNPEFLREGSAVYDTFNPDRIVLGSNSQRAIALMKELYAPIVAREYAEDQTLPTVPVVVTDLSSAEMVKYAANAFLATKISFINEVANICDRVGADVTQVAKGIGLDSRIGGKFLQAGIGWGGSCFPKDVSALIHTADDYGYEAQLLKAAVSVNQRQRLIAIEKLQQVLKILKGKTVGLLGLTFKPDTDDMRDAPALDLIEHLSRLGTKVKAFDPLVSQTGLRHGLSNVIVETDPERLADGCDALVLVTDWKQFRTLDYAKMSKLMSNPVIIDGRNFLDQEAMERAGFRYVGVGR; from the coding sequence ATGCGTGTTTGTGTCATCGGTACTGGTTATGTTGGTCTCGTGACTGGCGTCTGCTTGGCTCACATTGGACATCATGTGATTTGTGTTGACAACAACGAAGAGAAAGTCAAGTTGATGCAATCTGGTCAATCCCCCATCTTCGAGCCAGGATTGTCAGAGTTAATGCAATCTTCGATTCAGGCTGGACGCATTGAGTTCACAACCGATTTGGCGGCTGGTGTTGGTCATGGTGAAATCCTATTTATTGCAGTAGGTACGCCTCCACTGCCCACTGGAGAAAGTGATACCCGCTATGTAGAGGCGGTTGCACGGGGAATTGGTCAACACCTCAACGGTGGTTATAAAGTCATTGTCAACAAATCAACTGTACCCATTGGTTCCGGTGACTGGGTTCGCATGATTGCGTTAGATGGTGTGGCTGAGCGGCAAAAGGCACTGGTTCCCGCAGGCAGCAGCGAAGCAGTAGAAATCGAAGCAGACTTTGATGTCGTCAGCAACCCTGAGTTCTTGCGCGAAGGCTCTGCGGTTTATGACACCTTCAACCCTGACCGGATTGTATTGGGCAGCAATAGCCAGCGGGCGATCGCTCTGATGAAGGAGTTATATGCTCCCATTGTGGCGCGTGAGTATGCTGAAGATCAGACATTGCCCACGGTTCCTGTTGTGGTGACTGACCTCAGCTCCGCAGAAATGGTCAAGTATGCCGCAAATGCTTTCCTGGCAACCAAGATTAGCTTCATCAACGAAGTCGCAAACATTTGCGATCGCGTCGGTGCCGATGTCACTCAAGTAGCTAAGGGCATTGGTCTAGACTCCCGGATTGGTGGCAAATTCTTGCAAGCTGGGATTGGCTGGGGTGGTTCTTGCTTCCCCAAAGACGTGTCTGCTCTGATTCACACGGCTGATGACTATGGTTACGAAGCACAGTTGTTGAAAGCAGCCGTCAGCGTCAACCAGCGTCAACGCTTGATCGCCATCGAGAAACTGCAACAAGTCCTCAAGATTCTCAAGGGTAAAACGGTTGGTTTATTGGGCTTGACCTTCAAACCCGACACCGATGACATGCGTGACGCTCCCGCTCTGGACTTGATCGAGCACTTGAGCCGTTTGGGTACAAAGGTTAAAGCATTTGACCCACTGGTTTCCCAAACCGGATTGCGTCATGGTCTGTCGAACGTGATTGTGGAAACTGACCCAGAGCGTCTGGCAGACGGTTGCGATGCATTGGTGCTCGTGACCGACTGGAAACAGTTCCGCACGTTGGATTATGCCAAGATGTCGAAGCTGATGAGCAACCCCGTGATCATCGACGGTCGTAACTTCCTTGACCAGGAAGCTATGGAGCGAGCAGGCTTCCGCTACGTCGGCGTCGGTCGCTAA
- the nfi gene encoding deoxyribonuclease V (cleaves DNA at apurinic or apyrimidinic sites), with translation MKIHQRHEWNLTAEEAIALQHRLQSEVITTDQLEVVQHVAGVDVGFEEDGTVTRAAVTVLTFPRLQLKEQVLARRPTSFPYIPGLLSFREVPAVLEALEQLQIIPDLLLCDGQGTAHPRRLGIACHLGLLTNIPSVGVGKSLLVGTHADVPDEKGAWVPLQHKGETIGAVVRTRVGTKPLYISPGHRISLKTAIAYVMQCTTKYRLPETTRFAHKLASEMKDQPVQLGQQQLSLGL, from the coding sequence ATGAAAATTCACCAACGCCATGAGTGGAACTTAACGGCTGAGGAGGCGATCGCCCTGCAACATCGCCTTCAATCTGAAGTGATTACTACCGATCAATTGGAAGTTGTTCAACATGTGGCAGGAGTAGACGTTGGTTTTGAAGAAGACGGCACAGTCACACGAGCCGCAGTGACCGTTCTGACCTTTCCTCGGTTGCAACTTAAGGAACAAGTGCTCGCCCGTCGTCCCACCTCCTTTCCGTACATTCCGGGGTTACTGTCCTTTCGGGAAGTTCCTGCTGTATTAGAGGCATTGGAGCAGTTGCAGATCATCCCTGACCTGCTGTTGTGCGATGGACAGGGAACCGCTCATCCGCGTCGTCTGGGCATCGCCTGTCATCTGGGATTGTTGACAAATATCCCCAGTGTTGGAGTAGGCAAATCACTTTTAGTTGGAACTCATGCAGACGTGCCCGACGAAAAAGGCGCATGGGTGCCATTGCAGCATAAAGGTGAAACGATTGGTGCTGTCGTTCGCACTCGGGTTGGAACCAAACCTCTCTACATTTCGCCAGGACATCGCATCAGTTTAAAAACAGCGATCGCTTACGTGATGCAATGCACCACCAAATATCGCCTCCCAGAAACCACTCGATTTGCCCATAAGCTGGCATCGGAGATGAAGGATCAGCCTGTCCAGTTGGGTCAGCAACAGTTGAGCCTGGGCTTGTAG
- a CDS encoding DUF429 domain-containing protein has protein sequence MKFLGVDLGWTSQPSGVCCLSLQNETLQLLDLQRLGTLEEVLTWVDQWVPDQQPAVIAVDAPTLIPNATGMRLPDRLAHKYFGRYHAGCYPANQGLPFAQRTIAFGLSLEQRGFLHAPEIHPQQPGRYQIEVFPHPAMVHLFQLDRILKYKKGTVAERSVELNRLRQYLLETLPVLTPALPLRQSDGVPLLPEIPTRGTAMKAVEDQLDSLICAYVAAHWWFWGVERNWVLGDRTEGYIIVPAPRGDGAMA, from the coding sequence ATGAAATTCTTAGGTGTTGATTTGGGTTGGACATCACAACCCAGTGGAGTGTGTTGCCTGAGTTTGCAGAATGAAACGTTGCAGTTACTTGACTTGCAGCGACTCGGTACGCTTGAGGAAGTTTTGACGTGGGTTGATCAATGGGTTCCAGATCAACAGCCTGCCGTGATTGCAGTTGATGCTCCTACCCTGATTCCCAATGCAACGGGAATGCGATTACCTGATCGCCTTGCTCACAAATACTTCGGTCGTTATCATGCAGGGTGCTATCCTGCCAATCAGGGGCTTCCCTTTGCTCAACGTACGATCGCCTTCGGACTCAGCCTGGAACAGCGAGGGTTCCTGCACGCTCCAGAGATACACCCCCAACAGCCCGGACGCTATCAAATCGAAGTGTTTCCCCATCCGGCAATGGTGCATCTGTTTCAGCTCGATCGCATTCTGAAATATAAGAAAGGTACTGTTGCTGAGCGATCGGTCGAATTGAACCGACTCCGTCAATATCTTCTCGAAACCTTGCCTGTTTTAACTCCCGCCCTTCCACTTCGTCAGAGTGATGGAGTGCCGCTGTTACCCGAAATACCCACGCGCGGGACTGCGATGAAAGCCGTTGAAGACCAGCTTGACAGCCTGATCTGTGCTTATGTTGCTGCCCATTGGTGGTTTTGGGGAGTTGAGCGCAATTGGGTTTTGGGCGATCGCACCGAGGGCTACATCATTGTGCCAGCACCAAGAGGTGATGGGGCGATGGCGTGA
- a CDS encoding ATP-binding protein gives MKLAGNLQHRVSLAQTLSVWFKQISTSTESAEYEAWQRQFLINRLQLSSRLIFYFFLSAIALMLLVPQYFDSWFWFIGDVVTLGSAAFCLYLQKTRLGRAHPDALFLGLSWAVIWFSQLRISILGHAIPNISIWSLVFLTFAVAIPIRWRLHLISHLGALTLYTALNIGFGQFPTISTIDLVMIWMFIFWISFCCILGVYLYERLRRGEFEARRELQTLIQTISHDLRSPTLKNLELLKQSLEQTGEQIAIARDTLDEIYQSSNRQLTLIELLLEQARGTAKQSYTSVASATLQNTWLASQYRAIATLLNSIAQRLWATPLKRLSQLFLLQPVTQFKFVIPEDDLSSSVDYRLWRYHFLINRLQLVGWVGLGALCTLGLPAIYSAIVDPNKWLDLMPYGVIGTLLLLWVLFYRSRFGRSQPDLAFLGLVLTFTVGVQVGTAFMGLRSPEAFIWTVIFLMVATLIPVRWKLHVLAQLLTIAAYLLLVLMVGPDPMMRDIDAIGTTWYVGWVCLICDLGVYTYERLQRAEFESRRQLQVFLHSVTHDLRTPVIGTAMVLGSLLKRANDPILMSRSALERIIQGGDRQMRLIDSLLEAHVSAKAEMRYQPQAIALALIAQAVVADVEPLVLQSRATLTNLISTTEVIVQADPTQLWRVFENLITNALKYNPPGVNVILNATIEGDYMRCTIEDSGIGISPDLKDRLFDLYSRGTHNRRSPGLGLGLYLCRQIINAHHGEIGVNSTPGQGTTFWFTLPLRDAMHRVPSIGD, from the coding sequence ATGAAACTTGCAGGCAACCTCCAACACCGTGTTTCACTGGCTCAAACTCTATCAGTCTGGTTCAAACAAATCAGCACTTCAACCGAATCCGCTGAATACGAAGCGTGGCAACGACAATTTTTGATTAATCGCTTGCAGTTGTCGAGCCGCCTCATTTTCTACTTCTTCTTGAGCGCGATCGCGTTGATGTTGCTGGTGCCGCAATATTTTGACAGTTGGTTTTGGTTTATTGGTGATGTTGTCACATTAGGCAGTGCTGCGTTCTGTTTATACCTGCAAAAAACTCGGCTCGGTCGTGCCCATCCAGATGCATTGTTTTTAGGACTGTCCTGGGCAGTGATCTGGTTCAGTCAACTGCGAATCTCCATCCTGGGACATGCGATTCCAAATATCAGCATTTGGTCGCTGGTCTTTTTAACCTTTGCAGTGGCGATCCCAATTCGGTGGCGATTGCATTTAATCTCACACCTCGGTGCTCTGACTCTATACACTGCTCTCAATATCGGGTTTGGGCAGTTTCCTACGATTTCAACAATCGATCTAGTGATGATCTGGATGTTTATCTTCTGGATCTCGTTTTGCTGCATCTTGGGCGTCTATCTCTATGAGCGGTTGCGACGAGGGGAGTTTGAAGCCCGACGCGAGTTACAAACCCTGATTCAAACCATATCCCATGACTTGCGATCGCCCACCTTAAAGAATTTGGAGTTATTGAAACAATCCCTGGAGCAAACGGGAGAGCAAATTGCGATCGCCCGTGACACATTAGATGAGATTTATCAGAGCAGCAATCGCCAACTGACTTTAATCGAATTGTTGTTAGAGCAAGCCAGAGGAACTGCAAAACAGAGCTACACTTCAGTGGCATCAGCGACATTGCAAAACACCTGGTTAGCCAGTCAATATCGGGCGATCGCAACCCTGCTAAATTCCATCGCTCAACGGTTGTGGGCAACCCCTCTAAAACGGCTCAGTCAGCTATTTCTGCTTCAGCCAGTTACCCAATTCAAATTTGTCATTCCGGAAGACGACCTTTCGTCATCGGTAGACTACAGGTTGTGGCGATACCACTTCTTAATTAATCGTTTGCAACTTGTGGGATGGGTTGGGCTAGGGGCATTATGCACACTCGGTCTTCCAGCTATTTACAGTGCGATCGTTGACCCCAACAAATGGTTGGATCTAATGCCCTATGGAGTAATTGGTACCCTTTTACTCCTGTGGGTATTATTTTACCGCAGTCGTTTTGGACGCAGTCAACCTGATCTGGCATTTTTAGGATTGGTGCTAACCTTCACTGTAGGTGTCCAGGTGGGAACTGCATTCATGGGTTTGCGCTCCCCAGAGGCATTCATTTGGACAGTTATCTTTCTGATGGTAGCGACCTTGATTCCGGTGCGGTGGAAGTTGCATGTCCTGGCGCAATTGCTGACGATCGCCGCTTATTTGCTGCTGGTATTGATGGTTGGTCCTGACCCGATGATGCGCGATATCGATGCGATCGGCACAACCTGGTATGTCGGTTGGGTCTGTTTGATCTGCGACCTGGGGGTCTATACCTATGAGCGGTTGCAACGGGCTGAGTTTGAGTCACGGCGACAACTTCAGGTATTTTTGCACTCAGTTACCCACGACCTGCGAACTCCAGTCATCGGCACAGCGATGGTGTTAGGAAGTTTGCTCAAGAGGGCAAACGACCCAATCCTGATGTCGCGATCGGCTCTAGAACGGATTATTCAGGGGGGCGATCGCCAGATGCGGCTGATCGACTCTCTACTGGAGGCACACGTCAGTGCTAAAGCTGAGATGCGCTACCAACCCCAGGCGATCGCATTAGCTCTCATTGCCCAAGCGGTGGTCGCCGATGTCGAGCCACTCGTGCTCCAGAGCCGAGCCACCCTGACCAATCTGATCTCTACAACTGAAGTGATTGTTCAGGCTGATCCAACTCAGCTTTGGCGAGTCTTTGAGAACCTGATCACCAATGCGCTGAAGTACAATCCGCCAGGGGTCAATGTTATCCTCAACGCCACGATTGAGGGGGATTATATGCGCTGCACTATCGAAGACAGCGGCATTGGCATCAGCCCCGACTTGAAAGATCGCCTGTTTGACCTCTACTCGCGTGGCACCCACAATCGGCGATCGCCCGGTCTGGGCTTAGGGTTGTACCTTTGTCGTCAGATTATCAACGCTCATCATGGCGAAATTGGCGTAAACAGCACCCCCGGTCAGGGGACGACATTCTGGTTTACGTTGCCCCTCAGAGACGCGATGCATCGCGTCCCTTCTATCGGAGATTAA
- a CDS encoding redoxin domain-containing protein, whose translation MFTSTDFRGLFNQRFFNNFLPIPATNKFKLGSPAPAFQLLNVSTSQQVKLSDYTGNTNPDLEAWNRPVVLAFTRIFTEKQYCPLCYPHIKALNEAYDEFLQRGAEVLMITSTDQRQSKIVMQDLGLRMPLLSDPSCRVFRLYQVGQALGAPLPAQFVLDQQSRIRDRHLFSFLEPNAPIERLLSVLDQVMKGE comes from the coding sequence CTGTTCACGTCTACAGATTTTAGAGGTCTGTTTAATCAGCGGTTTTTTAATAACTTTTTGCCGATTCCGGCGACTAACAAGTTTAAGCTTGGCAGCCCTGCCCCTGCCTTTCAACTGCTCAACGTCAGCACCAGTCAACAAGTCAAATTGTCAGACTACACAGGCAACACCAACCCTGACCTCGAAGCCTGGAACCGTCCTGTCGTTCTAGCGTTTACGCGCATTTTCACCGAAAAGCAATACTGCCCGCTGTGTTATCCCCATATCAAAGCATTGAACGAAGCGTATGACGAGTTTTTGCAGCGGGGTGCGGAGGTTTTGATGATCACCAGCACCGATCAGAGACAGAGCAAAATTGTCATGCAGGATTTGGGCTTGCGAATGCCATTGTTAAGTGACCCCAGTTGTCGAGTGTTTCGTCTATATCAAGTAGGGCAAGCTCTGGGGGCACCCCTACCCGCCCAATTTGTGCTGGATCAACAGAGCCGTATTCGCGATCGCCACTTGTTCTCTTTTTTAGAACCCAATGCCCCAATTGAGCGGTTGCTGAGCGTGTTGGATCAGGTGATGAAAGGGGAATAA
- a CDS encoding peroxiredoxin, with amino-acid sequence MTHHNEGCLRVGQTAPDFTATAVYDQEFKTIKLSDYRGKYVVLFFYPLDFTFVCPTEITAFSDRYEEFKSINTEVLGVSVDSEFSHLAWIQTDRKSGGVGDLTYPLVADIKKEISSAYNVLDPDAGIALRGLFIIDKDGVIQHATINNLAFGRSVDETLRTLQAIQYVQSHPDEVCPAGWKPGDATMTPDPVKSKEYFSAV; translated from the coding sequence ATGACTCACCACAATGAAGGATGCCTTCGGGTTGGTCAAACCGCACCTGATTTTACAGCCACTGCCGTATACGACCAAGAATTCAAGACTATTAAGTTATCTGACTATCGCGGCAAATACGTCGTTTTATTCTTCTATCCCTTGGATTTCACCTTCGTTTGCCCTACTGAGATTACCGCATTTAGCGATCGCTACGAAGAGTTCAAATCCATCAACACCGAAGTTTTAGGCGTTTCTGTTGATAGCGAATTTTCTCACCTCGCTTGGATTCAAACGGATCGGAAGTCTGGCGGTGTAGGCGACCTGACCTATCCTCTGGTAGCTGACATCAAGAAAGAGATTAGCTCTGCATACAACGTGCTCGATCCCGATGCAGGGATTGCACTGCGTGGCTTGTTCATCATCGACAAAGATGGTGTGATTCAGCACGCTACTATCAACAACCTGGCATTTGGTCGCAGCGTTGATGAAACCCTCCGCACCCTGCAAGCGATCCAGTATGTGCAGTCTCACCCCGATGAAGTCTGCCCGGCGGGTTGGAAGCCTGGCGATGCAACCATGACTCCTGACCCTGTGAAGTCTAAAGAATACTTCTCGGCAGTTTAA
- a CDS encoding amylo-alpha-1,6-glucosidase, protein MDSIDTREWLLTNGLGGFASGTVCDAHTRTYHGWLIAALEPPGQRTLLLSRIDATLEVSGQSFELGTNIWVSGTIAPLGYKRLHSFQTNPTPHWVWSHPDWQFSREILLPHGLSSLTEDTTPHCCNRVLIRYRYDGQEAAVLKLRPLIGDRNFHAQQHADPDLQFSQVIEPQRIHLQAMRRDWIGTLWQLAWTQGEYHPDAVWYWSYRYPEETQRGLGDQEDLFSPGYLTVRLQPGESVTLEGRVEPPAAIHYPLPDRHSFDHALQLEQQRLSDRLTPALEQFALKHPHKPEKMAMLRQLLQAGDQFITYRASINGPTVIAGYHWFNDWGRDTLIALPGLALTTQQFSLAKGLLETFGKYCQDGLIPNTFPDAGSDPAYNSLDAVLWWIETLGLYLEATQDWDFLQEQYPIVRRIYKSFMAGTSYHIRIDAFDGLVTWEFPGVALTWMDALVDGQPVTPRQGKPIEINALWYSALCWAQQWAERLQQMSQDEDEILKLGNQARRYAQQAEQVKASLQKFWNAEYSYFYDRIEPNDCPDGSIRPNAVIALSLYHCGFSTQQAQQGLQIARDRLLTPYGLRSLDPFHPAYIGRYAGNSRHRDRAYHQGTVWSWLIGPFIRAWKRFYPADPLPWRSDRLLDHLQHQVGLGTISEIFDGDFPHTAQGAIAQAWSVAELIRHWNDI, encoded by the coding sequence ATGGACAGCATAGATACGCGCGAGTGGCTGCTTACAAATGGATTGGGGGGATTTGCCAGTGGTACAGTTTGTGATGCCCACACCCGCACCTATCACGGTTGGTTGATCGCAGCCTTAGAGCCTCCGGGGCAACGGACGCTCCTCCTGTCGCGCATTGATGCCACGTTGGAAGTGTCTGGGCAGAGTTTTGAACTGGGCACCAATATTTGGGTCAGCGGCACGATCGCCCCCCTCGGTTATAAACGCTTGCACTCCTTTCAAACCAACCCTACGCCACATTGGGTTTGGAGCCACCCAGACTGGCAGTTTTCCCGTGAGATTTTGCTGCCCCATGGGTTGTCGTCCCTGACAGAAGACACAACCCCCCACTGTTGTAATCGAGTCTTGATCCGCTATCGCTATGATGGGCAAGAAGCTGCCGTGTTAAAGCTCAGACCGCTCATTGGCGATCGCAACTTTCACGCCCAACAACACGCCGACCCCGACCTCCAGTTTTCTCAAGTGATTGAGCCTCAGCGTATTCATCTGCAAGCGATGCGCCGTGACTGGATTGGCACATTGTGGCAGCTAGCATGGACTCAAGGGGAATATCACCCCGATGCCGTGTGGTATTGGAGTTACCGCTATCCCGAAGAAACCCAACGCGGATTGGGTGATCAAGAAGATTTATTCAGTCCGGGCTATCTCACAGTTCGGTTGCAACCTGGAGAGAGCGTCACGCTAGAAGGCAGAGTTGAGCCTCCCGCTGCGATCCACTACCCCCTGCCCGATCGCCACTCCTTTGATCATGCGCTGCAACTCGAACAGCAACGCCTGAGCGATCGCCTCACCCCGGCGTTAGAGCAATTTGCCCTCAAGCACCCGCACAAACCAGAAAAAATGGCAATGTTGCGGCAACTGTTGCAAGCGGGTGATCAATTCATCACCTATCGAGCGTCGATCAACGGTCCGACGGTTATCGCTGGATATCACTGGTTTAACGATTGGGGACGAGACACGCTGATCGCTCTCCCCGGTTTAGCGTTAACGACCCAACAGTTTTCTCTGGCAAAGGGCTTGCTCGAAACCTTTGGCAAATACTGTCAGGATGGCTTAATTCCTAACACGTTTCCGGATGCGGGTTCTGACCCTGCTTACAATAGCCTGGATGCGGTTCTGTGGTGGATTGAAACCCTCGGCTTGTATCTCGAAGCCACTCAAGATTGGGACTTTTTGCAGGAACAATATCCTATCGTCCGCCGCATCTACAAATCCTTCATGGCAGGCACATCCTACCACATCCGCATTGATGCCTTTGATGGGCTAGTCACCTGGGAGTTTCCGGGCGTTGCTCTGACCTGGATGGATGCCCTGGTGGATGGGCAACCCGTTACCCCTCGTCAGGGAAAACCGATTGAGATTAATGCTCTCTGGTACTCTGCTCTATGTTGGGCACAGCAATGGGCAGAACGGTTGCAACAGATGAGTCAGGATGAAGACGAGATTCTTAAATTAGGCAATCAGGCTCGCCGCTATGCTCAACAGGCGGAGCAAGTGAAAGCCTCGCTGCAAAAGTTTTGGAATGCGGAGTACAGCTACTTTTACGATCGCATCGAACCCAACGATTGCCCCGATGGTTCCATTCGCCCAAATGCGGTTATTGCCCTGTCTCTATATCACTGCGGTTTCTCAACCCAACAAGCACAGCAGGGGTTGCAGATTGCCCGCGATCGCCTCCTTACCCCCTATGGGTTGCGATCGCTTGACCCCTTTCATCCCGCTTATATCGGTCGTTATGCAGGCAATTCACGGCACCGCGATCGCGCCTATCATCAGGGCACGGTTTGGAGTTGGTTGATTGGTCCCTTCATTCGCGCCTGGAAACGGTTTTACCCAGCAGACCCCCTTCCCTGGAGGAGCGATCGCCTGTTAGATCACCTGCAACATCAAGTTGGACTGGGAACCATTTCAGAGATTTTTGATGGTGATTTCCCTCATACTGCTCAAGGGGCGATCGCCCAGGCGTGGTCTGTCGCTGAATTAATTCGCCACTGGAACGACATTTAG
- the psb34 gene encoding photosystem II assembly protein Psb34 gives MYTTINEQGQLNNYASEPALYYAEYPSPMQQQRYALLGAAATLFVSTLVLVALAVS, from the coding sequence ATGTACACCACTATTAATGAACAAGGTCAATTGAATAACTACGCTTCTGAACCTGCTCTTTATTACGCTGAATATCCTTCGCCCATGCAGCAACAACGCTATGCTCTCCTGGGTGCAGCTGCCACTCTGTTTGTCAGCACCCTTGTTCTCGTTGCGCTTGCCGTTAGCTAA
- a CDS encoding Gfo/Idh/MocA family protein: MAQSTIGVAVVGTGFGQKIHIPGLQAHHRTQVVAVYHRDLQKAQAIASAHSIPHACSSLDQIFALPEVQAVSISTPPFLHYEMGQTVLNAGKHLLLEKPTALSVTEAQALQDLAIAQGVVTALDFEFRFVPAWQRLAELLAEGFVGQPRLINIDWLVSSRADASKPWNWYARKDQGGGALGAIGSHAFDYVSWLFGPVRRLWGRLSTAIATRVDPITGEAKSVDSDDTCNLVLELMDGTPCNLSLSSVAFQGRGHWVEVYGDRGTLVLGSDNQSDYVHGFKLWAAPVGQPLVEVEIPARLEFPKTYPDGRLAPFIRVVDRWIEAIDRGESLAPSLQEGVYSQLLMDLTHQSNETGRWVEVPEK, from the coding sequence ATGGCTCAATCTACGATTGGTGTTGCTGTCGTTGGAACTGGATTTGGTCAAAAAATTCACATTCCCGGATTGCAAGCCCACCACCGCACTCAAGTCGTTGCGGTTTATCATCGCGATCTGCAAAAGGCCCAGGCGATCGCTTCTGCCCACAGCATTCCCCATGCCTGCTCCAGCCTTGATCAAATCTTCGCCCTACCCGAAGTCCAGGCTGTTAGTATCTCAACTCCCCCGTTTTTACACTACGAGATGGGGCAGACCGTGTTGAATGCAGGAAAGCATTTGCTGTTGGAAAAACCCACTGCCCTATCAGTGACAGAAGCACAAGCTCTACAGGATCTGGCGATCGCTCAGGGAGTCGTCACTGCTCTTGATTTTGAGTTTCGCTTTGTGCCCGCGTGGCAACGATTAGCAGAACTACTGGCAGAGGGGTTTGTGGGTCAACCCCGATTAATCAACATTGATTGGCTGGTGTCGAGCCGAGCGGATGCCAGCAAACCATGGAATTGGTATGCCCGTAAAGACCAGGGCGGTGGTGCGTTAGGGGCGATCGGGTCTCACGCCTTTGACTACGTGTCCTGGTTGTTTGGTCCGGTGCGGCGACTGTGGGGGCGGTTGAGTACGGCGATCGCCACTCGTGTTGATCCAATAACTGGGGAAGCAAAGTCCGTCGATTCCGATGACACCTGTAATCTCGTGCTGGAGTTGATGGATGGAACGCCCTGCAACCTGTCGTTGAGTTCGGTGGCGTTTCAGGGACGGGGGCACTGGGTTGAGGTGTATGGCGATCGCGGCACGTTAGTTTTAGGCAGCGACAACCAGAGTGACTACGTTCATGGATTTAAGCTCTGGGCAGCACCTGTGGGACAACCCCTCGTCGAAGTCGAGATTCCAGCCCGACTGGAATTTCCTAAAACTTATCCAGATGGGCGGCTGGCTCCATTTATTCGAGTGGTCGATCGGTGGATTGAGGCGATCGACCGGGGAGAATCTCTTGCCCCTTCCTTACAGGAAGGCGTTTATTCGCAATTACTGATGGACTTGACCCATCAATCCAACGAGACAGGTCGTTGGGTTGAGGTGCCGGAGAAGTAA
- a CDS encoding phage holin family protein: MNWLIGLVVVWLVTAVSLFIISKLPLGIDIDSFNKALVSSAVFGILNAILGPILRFLGAPITFLTLGLFAIVINGFIFGLAAWLVQGFRLRWGIWSALLGGFLLGIINALIFRILGGILPGFASFAS; encoded by the coding sequence ATGAATTGGTTAATCGGACTAGTAGTTGTCTGGCTTGTCACAGCTGTCAGCCTATTTATCATTTCCAAACTGCCGTTAGGAATTGACATTGATAGCTTTAACAAAGCCCTGGTTTCTTCAGCTGTATTTGGAATTTTAAACGCGATTTTGGGTCCCATCTTGAGGTTTTTGGGCGCACCGATTACCTTCCTGACCCTGGGATTATTTGCGATCGTCATCAACGGCTTTATTTTTGGCTTGGCTGCCTGGTTGGTACAGGGTTTCCGCCTGCGCTGGGGCATTTGGAGCGCACTGTTAGGGGGATTTCTCCTGGGAATTATTAATGCCCTGATTTTCAGAATACTGGGTGGCATTCTCCCAGGGTTTGCCTCGTTTGCTTCTTAG
- a CDS encoding ExbD/TolR family protein — protein MKINLDNPESDVRIELLPLIDVIFCILTFFILAAMAVTRQTAINVDLPQATTGATQMRDMMIVSVDPVGQTYIDQQPVTREQLYQALVDYQTANPQGLMVLYASRLSSYNDVVQVLDLLRSVGGDRVALATLPNGNDAAQPEGSELEIPTTPGLDPANPYAPYGIPGGSDPFNPSYDPSQPLFPLEPSPNSGSSNPLQPTTP, from the coding sequence ATGAAAATCAACTTAGACAACCCCGAATCGGACGTTCGCATCGAGTTATTGCCGCTGATTGACGTCATTTTCTGTATTTTGACCTTCTTCATCTTGGCGGCGATGGCTGTGACTCGGCAGACTGCCATTAACGTCGATTTGCCACAAGCAACAACTGGGGCAACGCAGATGCGCGACATGATGATTGTCAGTGTTGATCCGGTGGGACAAACCTATATTGATCAGCAACCCGTTACACGAGAGCAACTGTATCAAGCCTTAGTGGATTATCAAACCGCTAACCCTCAAGGGTTGATGGTGTTATACGCCTCACGGTTGTCAAGCTACAACGATGTAGTGCAGGTGTTGGACTTATTGCGCTCGGTAGGGGGCGATCGCGTCGCGCTGGCTACCTTGCCGAACGGCAACGATGCTGCCCAACCAGAAGGTTCTGAATTAGAGATTCCTACAACGCCAGGGTTAGATCCTGCAAATCCCTATGCCCCTTACGGCATTCCTGGAGGCAGTGATCCATTCAATCCCAGTTATGATCCGAGTCAGCCTTTATTTCCTCTGGAACCCTCACCCAATTCTGGTTCCAGCAATCCACTTCAACCAACTACCCCTTAG